In Pseudomonadota bacterium, a single window of DNA contains:
- a CDS encoding LEA type 2 family protein yields the protein MLTRDPVRINVVGIEPLAGQGLEMRFNVKLRLQNPNETAIEYDGVALALELNGKPFANGVSNQKGSVSRFGETVFSVPVTVSAYAAVRQALGLVDAAKLDNLPYVLHGKLAGGLFGGMNFTDKGTLSLPNAGKTGA from the coding sequence ATGCTTACCCGCGACCCGGTACGCATAAATGTGGTAGGCATCGAACCGCTTGCAGGTCAAGGCCTGGAAATGCGCTTCAACGTGAAGCTGCGGTTGCAGAACCCCAACGAGACGGCGATCGAATACGACGGCGTGGCACTCGCGTTGGAGTTGAACGGCAAGCCGTTCGCCAACGGCGTGAGCAACCAAAAAGGTAGCGTGTCACGCTTCGGCGAAACCGTATTCAGCGTTCCTGTGACTGTCTCGGCGTATGCCGCCGTGCGACAAGCGCTGGGCCTGGTCGACGCCGCGAAACTCGACAACTTGCCGTACGTTCTGCACGGTAAGCTCGCCGGAGGGTTGTTCGGCGGAATGAACTTCACCGACAAGGGGACGCTGAGCCTTCCGAACGCGGGCAAGACCGGCGCGTGA